The following are encoded together in the Candidatus Flexicrinis proximus genome:
- a CDS encoding putative glycolipid-binding domain-containing protein — protein sequence MSAILWHSAALTRFEYFELDHRTFGYALRGVVLARLEGEPAEVVYDIECDRHWQTRRVGIVQTCNSVVTALTLRVSEKQDWYNGNTLLPELGGLFDVDLAITPSTNLLPLKRQPVAVGGTLETRSAWVQFPSLDITPLTQTYTRTGEREYAYAAPSLDYKARLTFDADGVCESYGGLWTRV from the coding sequence TTGTCCGCTATCCTCTGGCACAGTGCCGCGCTCACACGGTTCGAGTATTTCGAGCTGGATCACCGGACGTTCGGCTATGCCCTGCGCGGTGTGGTGCTGGCGCGGCTGGAAGGTGAGCCGGCCGAGGTCGTTTACGACATCGAGTGCGACCGCCATTGGCAGACACGGCGCGTGGGAATCGTGCAGACCTGCAACAGCGTCGTGACCGCGCTGACGCTGCGCGTGAGCGAAAAACAGGACTGGTACAACGGAAACACGCTGCTGCCTGAGTTGGGCGGGCTGTTTGACGTCGACCTGGCGATCACGCCGTCGACCAATTTGCTGCCGCTGAAACGCCAGCCGGTCGCGGTCGGCGGCACCCTTGAGACCCGGTCGGCGTGGGTGCAGTTCCCGTCGCTCGACATCACGCCGCTGACCCAGACCTATACGCGCACCGGCGAGCGGGAATACGCCTATGCCGCGCCGTCGCTGGACTACAAAGCGCGGCTCACCTTCGACGCGGACGGCGTGTGCGAGTCGTACGGCGGCCTCTGGACGCGGGTGTAG
- a CDS encoding SIMPL domain-containing protein (The SIMPL domain is named for its presence in mouse protein SIMPL (signalling molecule that associates with mouse pelle-like kinase). Bacterial member BP26, from Brucella, was shown to assemble into a channel-like structure, while YggE from E. coli has been associated with resistance to oxidative stress.): protein MKTAKMFGLVAVLVALFAFALPAAAQDTPAASPSTITVYGSATAEGAPDEATLELGVDVFTQNVSESFAASNVTIRAIYDAIIALGVAEVDIQTANLSVYSTSRYTSERGDEQGYQVSNTVRVMVRDIELVDDIIDAAINNGATSLYGLYFSVANPAPLETIARQKAVEQAQARAAELAALVGATVGDVISISEDFSGGSPIFFSDARAQSGGGNAFVAPGQTSVTVGVSVTFTLVK from the coding sequence ATGAAAACCGCGAAAATGTTCGGACTGGTGGCGGTGCTGGTAGCACTGTTCGCATTCGCTCTGCCGGCCGCCGCGCAGGACACCCCTGCTGCATCCCCCAGCACGATCACTGTTTACGGCTCGGCGACCGCTGAAGGCGCGCCAGACGAGGCGACACTTGAGCTTGGCGTCGACGTATTCACCCAGAACGTCAGCGAATCGTTCGCGGCGTCGAATGTCACCATCCGCGCGATTTACGATGCGATCATCGCGCTGGGTGTGGCCGAGGTAGACATCCAGACCGCCAACCTCTCGGTTTACTCGACATCACGTTACACGTCCGAGCGCGGCGATGAGCAGGGGTATCAGGTGAGCAACACCGTCCGCGTGATGGTGCGCGATATCGAGCTGGTAGACGACATCATCGACGCCGCCATCAACAACGGCGCGACCAGCCTGTATGGCCTGTATTTCAGCGTCGCGAACCCCGCCCCGCTGGAGACGATTGCCCGCCAGAAGGCTGTGGAACAGGCGCAGGCCCGCGCGGCGGAACTGGCCGCGCTGGTCGGCGCGACAGTCGGCGATGTGATCAGCATCAGCGAGGACTTCAGCGGCGGCAGCCCGATCTTCTTCAGCGATGCGCGCGCGCAGTCGGGCGGCGGTAATGCCTTCGTGGCGCCCGGCCAGACCAGCGTGACCGTCGGCGTGAGCGTGACGTTCACCCTGGTGAAGTAA
- a CDS encoding 4a-hydroxytetrahydrobiopterin dehydratase, producing MPTQPLSDAEINDALNSLPGWSREADTLVRVFKFDSYLAGIAFASAVGVLSEGMDHHPDLVINWRKVTVRFTTHDAGNKISAKDVKAAQAVDSLGYPH from the coding sequence ATGCCAACCCAACCGCTCTCGGACGCTGAGATCAACGACGCCCTGAACAGCCTTCCGGGCTGGTCGCGCGAGGCCGATACCCTCGTCCGCGTCTTCAAATTCGACTCGTACCTTGCGGGGATCGCCTTTGCCTCGGCCGTCGGCGTATTGAGCGAGGGTATGGATCACCACCCTGATCTGGTCATCAACTGGCGAAAAGTCACCGTCCGCTTCACCACCCACGACGCCGGTAACAAGATCAGCGCAAAGGACGTGAAAGCCGCGCAGGCTGTCGATTCGCTCGGTTATCCGCACTGA
- a CDS encoding amidase, which produces MVIRRIIGRALQSAFLLTIALLFSAAQGTPMSLFDTYTANQASQQAAGKLYTGKLTLDFAPFEPAIRSLSPERIAELDRLLHAIPVSALQALLASGATTSVELSTYYLERIQRIDVDRFNTILELNPQALAIAASLDAERAAGQVRGPLHGIPVTLKANIATGDHMHTSAGAYALKDAIADRDAFLVTQLREAGMVILGKNNLSEWANYYAMRSVNGFSVLGGFTRNPHGQFDVGGSSSGSCASVWLGLTPLSVGSETTGSIVYPASQNGVVGLKPSVGLISRDRIIPISDAFDTAGPIGRSVADVALLMTALTAHNDPTDPASMDVAALIGFDFSTNLSADALQGIRVGVVLRGEPLRSDDDKIRVQVVERLRAAGALVIDIPAMSEFAGKDQDDALQANNVAVLSYGYHLGLEAYLASQGERVPVHTLDDLIAFNEQDSSNRVPFGQELIGLSASASAEQLAGYPELAARTRDSYAALVRAALAAHDVAFIADFSNYASPYHSRSGFPALTIPAGTRDSGEPLGVTFFGDRLADHDLLRYGFAFEAHRLE; this is translated from the coding sequence ATGGTCATACGTCGGATCATCGGGCGTGCGTTACAATCAGCATTTCTTCTCACAATCGCGCTGTTGTTTTCCGCCGCGCAGGGGACTCCCATGTCGCTGTTCGACACCTATACCGCCAATCAGGCCAGCCAGCAGGCCGCCGGCAAACTCTATACCGGCAAGCTGACGCTCGACTTCGCGCCATTTGAGCCGGCCATCCGTTCGCTTTCCCCGGAGCGTATCGCTGAGCTTGACCGCCTGCTCCACGCTATCCCGGTCTCCGCCCTGCAGGCGCTTCTGGCCTCCGGCGCGACCACCTCGGTCGAGCTCAGCACCTACTATCTTGAGCGGATTCAGCGCATCGACGTTGACCGCTTCAACACCATCCTTGAACTGAACCCGCAGGCGCTGGCCATCGCCGCCAGCCTCGACGCCGAACGCGCGGCCGGACAGGTGCGAGGACCGCTGCACGGTATCCCTGTCACGCTCAAGGCCAATATCGCCACTGGCGATCACATGCACACTTCTGCTGGTGCCTACGCCCTCAAAGATGCCATCGCCGACCGCGACGCCTTCCTGGTCACGCAGCTGCGCGAGGCGGGCATGGTCATTCTGGGAAAAAACAACCTGTCGGAATGGGCGAACTACTACGCCATGCGCTCGGTCAATGGCTTTAGCGTTCTGGGCGGGTTTACCCGCAACCCCCACGGCCAGTTCGACGTCGGCGGCAGCAGCTCCGGCTCGTGCGCGTCCGTATGGCTCGGCCTGACCCCGCTCAGCGTCGGCAGCGAGACCACCGGCTCGATCGTCTATCCCGCCTCGCAGAACGGCGTGGTCGGCCTGAAGCCCAGCGTCGGCCTGATTAGTCGCGACCGCATCATCCCCATCAGCGACGCCTTTGACACCGCCGGTCCCATCGGCCGCTCGGTGGCCGACGTCGCGCTGTTGATGACGGCGCTGACCGCCCATAATGACCCGACCGATCCCGCCTCGATGGATGTCGCCGCCCTCATCGGCTTCGACTTCAGCACCAATCTCTCGGCGGACGCCTTGCAGGGGATTCGCGTCGGCGTCGTCCTGCGCGGTGAACCGCTCCGCTCCGATGACGACAAAATCCGTGTGCAGGTCGTCGAACGGCTGCGCGCTGCCGGGGCGTTGGTCATCGACATCCCGGCCATGTCCGAATTTGCCGGAAAGGACCAGGACGACGCCCTTCAGGCCAACAACGTCGCCGTGCTGTCCTATGGCTACCACCTCGGGCTTGAAGCCTATCTCGCCTCACAGGGGGAACGCGTCCCGGTTCACACGCTGGACGATTTGATCGCCTTCAACGAACAGGACTCCTCCAATCGTGTCCCCTTCGGCCAGGAACTGATCGGACTTTCCGCCAGTGCCTCTGCGGAACAGCTCGCCGGCTATCCTGAACTTGCCGCGCGCACCCGCGACTCGTACGCCGCCCTCGTACGCGCCGCCCTGGCTGCTCACGATGTCGCCTTCATCGCCGACTTTTCGAACTACGCCTCTCCATATCATTCGCGCTCCGGCTTTCCCGCCCTGACGATCCCCGCCGGCACGCGTGACTCTGGCGAGCCGCTTGGCGTGACGTTCTTCGGTGATCGCCTTGCCGATCACGATCTGCTGCGCTACGGATTCGCCTTCGAGGCGCATAGACTGGAGTAA